AAGGTAATATTATAGCGCGCAAAACTTTCTGCGGTACCTATTACTTTCTCATAAGTCTCGGGTCCGGTAATTTCATGATTGTTAACAAATGCACTTTGTTCACTTAAAAATCTATTATTTTCAACCTCTTTATAGTATTTAAAAATTAGGCTCCGTAATTTATCTGATTTTATCAATCTCATTGTTCCCGTAGAAACGGCCTCATTGAAAGTGCCGTCGTTGGCCTGAAAATTAAAATCATTAATGAAGGCCTCCATTTTGTTGATAAAATCTAATTTGTCGCCGGTTAGAGCTGTCATGATTTGAGTAGTAGTGTTGGCGGAATCTATTAGTTGATCTAAAAATATGATATCATCTTTTAAATCGTGTTCCGATAGATTGCGGAGAATTCTTTTTTCTTCAAAGCTATTTTCGCGATTTTTTACAATGGCATTTAATTGGAAGGCAAGCAAAATCCCAATCACTACAAGAATTATCTCTCCAATTGCATAAATAAGATATTTACTGAATTTGTTTTCGGTCAGTAATCTTTGTCGAATCTTTCTAAAGAATTTTATCATTGGTTAGTGGTTGATGTGCTTTCGCTATTTATTTTGTTCCTTATTTATTAGTTCGATAATAACACCTATTTCCTTTTGCATTTTTTCCAATCTCTCTATGGTTTCAAGTTGAGATATACTTTTCCAACGATGTATCCCTTCATAAACTAAAATCAATTCCTTTAAATTTTTATCAATATTTAAAAATTCTTTCATCTCAGGTTGATTTTCCAAGCGTTTTGGCAGCGTTGTCGCACCCAGTAAAGAACTCAATTTTTGCGTAATCTCCTGTTGTCCTTTACTCGTGTCTTCAAAACGTTTTATGGTAAGGTCTTGTAGACGTTCTAGATTCATTAACTTATTTCGTATGAGTGAAGGAATTAAGCCAATGTCACCCGTGTTGTGAAGCGACTCGATAGTATTGGTATTAAATATTAGCGGGGTGATATTAAAGTAAGTTTAGAAATCTGTCCATAGGCTTTAAGCGGGGTCAAGCCTTCATTGTTATATGAAATTAAATATTTATTATATTCTTTTTGGTGATTGCTGAATTCTTCAATGGTATATTGGACAGCGCTAATGTCATTACTTAAATCGTCTAATAATTGCACATAATAATCTTGCTTCTTTGCTTCTGATTTTCGGTCTTCATTCCAATTATTAATCTGAAGTGCTATGAGAATTCCAATAACTACAAGGATTATTTCTCCTATGGCATACTTTAAGTACTTTCCAGTTTTTCCTTCTGAAAGCAGATTTTGTCGAATTTTTCTAAAGAATTTTATCATTAGTTAATGGTTGGTTATAATTAGGTACAACGACTCGTTTAAGAATAGTTACGGGTTTACATGCGAGGAATTTCAGTAGAAAATTCAGCTGTAGTAAACTTGCAACTACCTTTGATTAAGGCCAAAATAGAGCAATTTTTTTATTCATTATTTATCTTAAGCCAGTGCTCATAAGTAACGACTCGTTTTTCTTCGTTTCCTCTAGTCTTTCCAGGTAAAAGTCCAATGAATTCAAGATAATGCCCATCCGGGTCGCTAAAATATATGGATACTGCCGGCATCCAACAAAAAACCATTGGCTTTTCATTGTCGTCCTGTAGAAAGTTCCAATAATTTAAGTCATGAGATTTTAAAAAATCTATAGATTCATTTATAATCCAATCGGGGTCACATTCAAAAGCGAAATGTCGTAAATCAATTTCTTCCTTTGGTTTTTCCCATAATCCAAGCATCGCCTGTTTATCTTTTCCTATCCAGAAAAAGGCAGTTCTACGTTCCGCTCCAAAACGACATTGTTTTAGTCCAAGAACTTTAGTGTAAAA
This sequence is a window from Maribacter aestuarii. Protein-coding genes within it:
- a CDS encoding DUF6090 family protein, with translation MIKFFRKIRQNLLSEGKTGKYLKYAIGEIILVVIGILIALQINNWNEDRKSEAKKQDYYVQLLDDLSNDISAVQYTIEEFSNHQKEYNKYLISYNNEGLTPLKAYGQISKLTLISPR
- a CDS encoding DUF6090 family protein encodes the protein MIKFFRKIRQRLLTENKFSKYLIYAIGEIILVVIGILLAFQLNAIVKNRENSFEEKRILRNLSEHDLKDDIIFLDQLIDSANTTTQIMTALTGDKLDFINKMEAFINDFNFQANDGTFNEAVSTGTMRLIKSDKLRSLIFKYYKEVENNRFLSEQSAFVNNHEITGPETYEKVIGTAESFARYNITLPLPNLNLENLIKDQKFMGSLFSRMASLQNQISSWRRLKQNAEMLSKEITAELKSH
- a CDS encoding VOC family protein, producing the protein MIKGLYETHLYVENLENSIEFYTKVLGLKQCRFGAERRTAFFWIGKDKQAMLGLWEKPKEEIDLRHFAFECDPDWIINESIDFLKSHDLNYWNFLQDDNEKPMVFCWMPAVSIYFSDPDGHYLEFIGLLPGKTRGNEEKRVVTYEHWLKINNE